A single region of the Streptomyces sp. NBC_00425 genome encodes:
- a CDS encoding 5-carboxymethyl-2-hydroxymuconate Delta-isomerase: MPQITVDYSSTMAPAFDRAGFARALHASVVEIAAAKPEACKTLFRPAEFTAFGYDDPEERGHAVVHVTLGLLAGRTDETRTKLTETVLELLRAHVADGGFVLHASAEVRDLDPSYRKYES; this comes from the coding sequence ATGCCGCAGATCACCGTCGACTACTCGAGCACCATGGCCCCGGCCTTCGACCGCGCCGGCTTCGCGCGGGCCCTGCACGCCTCGGTGGTCGAGATCGCTGCCGCCAAGCCGGAGGCCTGCAAGACCCTGTTCCGGCCGGCCGAGTTCACCGCGTTCGGCTACGACGACCCCGAGGAGCGGGGGCACGCCGTCGTGCACGTCACGCTGGGGCTGCTCGCCGGCCGCACCGACGAGACCAGGACGAAGTTGACCGAGACGGTGTTGGAGCTGCTGCGCGCGCATGTGGCGGACGGCGGTTTCGTGCTGCACGCCTCCGCCGAGGTACGCGACCTCGACCCGTCGTACCGCAAGTACGAGAGCTGA
- a CDS encoding TetR/AcrR family transcriptional regulator: protein MTTGVRRRMGVEERRQQLIGVALDLFAQRSPDDVSIDEIAAAAGISRPLVYHYFPGKLSLYEAALKRASEDLAERFTEPHEGPLGARLLRVMHRFFDFVDAHGPGFSALMRGGPAVGSSTTNALVDSVRQIAYEQILSHLEVTDPPARLELVVRSWISLAESTALIWLDGRRIPREELEVQLVHDFAALTAVSAAFDDELRTLLRPVLGGEPADGPFGDLTARLIALAS, encoded by the coding sequence ATGACTACCGGGGTCCGCCGCAGAATGGGTGTCGAGGAGCGTCGGCAGCAGCTGATCGGCGTCGCCCTCGACCTGTTCGCCCAGCGCTCGCCCGACGATGTCTCCATCGACGAGATAGCCGCGGCCGCCGGTATCTCCCGGCCCCTCGTCTACCACTACTTCCCCGGCAAACTCAGCCTGTACGAGGCCGCGTTGAAGCGGGCTTCGGAAGATCTGGCGGAACGGTTCACCGAACCGCACGAAGGACCGCTCGGCGCCCGGCTGCTGCGCGTGATGCACCGGTTCTTCGACTTCGTCGACGCGCACGGTCCCGGTTTCTCGGCGCTGATGCGCGGCGGTCCGGCGGTCGGCTCGTCGACCACGAACGCACTCGTCGACTCCGTGCGCCAGATCGCCTACGAACAGATCCTGTCGCATCTGGAGGTGACCGATCCGCCGGCGCGGCTGGAACTGGTCGTCCGCTCCTGGATCTCGCTCGCCGAGTCGACCGCGCTGATCTGGCTGGACGGGCGGCGCATCCCGCGCGAGGAGCTGGAGGTCCAGCTCGTGCACGACTTCGCGGCGCTCACCGCCGTCAGCGCCGCCTTCGACGACGAGCTGCGCACGCTGCTGCGGCCCGTGCTGGGCGGCGAGCCGGCCGACGGCCCGTTCGGCGACCTGACCGCCCGGCTCATCGCCCTCGCCTCCTGA
- the pulA gene encoding pullulanase-type alpha-1,6-glucosidase, producing MIPRWPAPRTRRTAHAARVAAVTVAALAAALVQPLAARADSPPAPPSDARLAAEPARHDDTREQFYFVMPDRFANGSTANDRGGLTGSRLTTGYDPTDKGFYQGGDLQGLTRRLDYIKGLGTTAIWMAPIFRNQPVQGTGKDASAGYHGYWITDFTQVDPHFGSNKDLETLIDKAHAKGMKVFFDVITNHTADVVDYREKSYDYLSKGAFPYLTKNGEPFDDADHAGGATFPAVDAASFPRTPTVPAAKKNAKVPSWLNDPTMYHNRGDSTYAGESTTYGDFSGLDDLWTERPEVVSGMERIYQRWVRDFDIDGFRIDTVKHVNMEFWTQWATALDAYAKKQGRDDFFMFGEVYSADTSITSPYVTRGRLDATLDFPFQEAARQYASQGGSAKKLAAVFGDDYKYTTDKANAYEQVTFLGNHDMGRIGYFLNQDDPKTTDAELLAKDEFANELMFLSRGNPVVYYGDEQGFTGAGGDKDARQTMFASRTADYLDDDEIGTDRTHASDAYDTGAPLYRRIAALSKLRKAHPALADGVQTERYAADGAGVYAFSRNGLGKDATEYVVAFNNAGTAKQATFATGSANTAFRGIYGTGRTVTAGADGKITVTVPAGSAVVFRAARRPQAPATRPTVSLHAPAAGATGTVELSADVAGGQLDRVVFAAQTGNGGWRTLGSADHAPYKVTQTIGEDVPAGTALRYKAVVIDSAGRTASATATSVTGAPPAEVPPTASSRDYAIVHYKRTDGDYADWSLYAWGDLADGEATTWPAGHPFTGRDAYGAFAYVKLKPGASSVGFLVIDKDGDKDVSADRTIDVTATGEVWIEQGSADVRTQRPAYPAQDTAKAVLHYHRADGDYDGWGLHTWTGAASPTEWSRPLKPARTDAYGAVFEVPLAANATGLSYILHKGDDKDLPSDQSLDLTSTGHEVWLLNGQEEYLLPQPAGSAAALDLTTSKAVWIDRNTVAWNGSPAAASTQLLYSDKGAIAVEDGTLTGAAKWLRLTKTTLTDAQKAKFPHLGAYTAWSVDPRDRARVRAALTGQVVASQRAVTGAVLSATGVQIAGALDDLYAGATAARLGPTFHKGRPTLAVWAPTAQQVSLELGGSTVKMKRNDATGVWSVTGPRSWKNKPYRYAVTVWAPGAAKVVVNKVTDPYSVALTTDSERSLVVDLDDRSLAPGGWSTLAKPKAVPLKDAQIQELHVRDFSVADTTVPARDRGGYLAFTDRGSDGSKHLRELAAAGTSYVHLLPVFDIATIAEKKADQAAPACDLASYPADSEKQQECVSAAAAKDAYNWGYDPYHYTVPEGSYATDPDGTARTVEFRRMVKALNEDGLRVVMDVVYNHTAASGQARTSVLDRIVPGYYQRLLADGSVARSTCCAGTATENAMMGKLVVDSVVTWAKEYKVDGFRFDLMGHHPKANILAVRKALDALTPAEDGVDGKKIILYGEGWNFGEVADDARFVQATQRNMAGTGVATFSDRARDAVRGGGPFDEDPGVQGFASGLYTDPNASKANGTPAEQRTRLLHYQDLIKVGLSGNLAAYRFSDADGKEVTGAEVDYNGAPAGYADAPGDALAYADAHDNESLFDALAYKLPAGTSAADRSRMQVLALATAALSQGPALSQAGTDLLRSKSLDRNSFDSGDWFNAIHWDCAAGNGFGRGLPPAADNASKWNYAKPLLTSVEVGCPQITAASAAYRDLLRIRTTEKAFSLGSAARVQEHLSFPLSGEKQTPGVITMELGDLVVVFNATPTAQQQTVGGLAGSGYRLHPVQSAGADATVRASSYDRASGTFAVPARTVAVFARTTR from the coding sequence GTGATACCGAGATGGCCCGCGCCCCGGACGCGCCGCACCGCCCACGCCGCACGGGTGGCCGCCGTCACCGTGGCAGCCCTGGCCGCCGCACTGGTCCAGCCGCTCGCCGCGCGAGCCGACAGCCCGCCCGCGCCGCCCTCCGACGCCAGGCTCGCCGCGGAGCCCGCCCGGCACGACGACACGCGTGAGCAGTTCTACTTCGTCATGCCGGACCGGTTCGCCAACGGCAGCACCGCCAACGACCGCGGCGGACTGACCGGTTCACGCCTGACCACCGGCTACGACCCCACCGACAAGGGCTTCTACCAGGGCGGCGACCTCCAGGGCCTGACCCGGCGCCTCGACTACATCAAGGGCCTCGGCACCACCGCGATCTGGATGGCCCCGATCTTCAGGAACCAGCCCGTGCAGGGGACCGGAAAGGACGCCTCGGCCGGCTACCACGGGTACTGGATCACCGACTTCACCCAGGTCGACCCGCACTTCGGCAGCAACAAGGACCTCGAGACCCTCATCGACAAGGCCCACGCCAAGGGCATGAAGGTCTTCTTCGACGTCATCACCAACCACACCGCCGACGTCGTCGACTACCGGGAGAAGTCCTACGACTACCTCTCCAAGGGCGCGTTCCCGTACCTGACGAAGAACGGCGAACCGTTCGACGACGCCGACCACGCGGGCGGCGCGACGTTCCCGGCGGTGGACGCCGCCTCCTTCCCGCGGACCCCGACGGTCCCCGCCGCGAAGAAGAACGCCAAGGTCCCTTCCTGGCTCAACGACCCGACGATGTACCACAACCGCGGCGACTCCACCTACGCCGGCGAGTCGACGACGTACGGCGACTTCTCCGGCCTGGACGACCTGTGGACCGAACGGCCCGAGGTCGTCAGCGGGATGGAGAGGATCTACCAGCGCTGGGTGCGCGACTTCGACATCGACGGCTTCCGCATCGACACCGTGAAGCACGTGAACATGGAGTTCTGGACCCAGTGGGCGACGGCCCTGGACGCCTACGCCAAGAAGCAGGGCCGTGACGACTTCTTCATGTTCGGCGAGGTCTATTCCGCCGACACGTCGATCACCTCGCCGTACGTCACCCGGGGCCGCCTCGACGCGACGCTCGACTTCCCCTTCCAGGAGGCGGCCCGCCAGTACGCCTCCCAGGGCGGCAGCGCGAAGAAGCTCGCGGCCGTCTTCGGCGACGACTACAAGTACACGACCGACAAGGCCAACGCGTACGAGCAGGTCACCTTCCTCGGCAACCACGACATGGGCCGCATCGGGTACTTCCTGAACCAGGACGACCCGAAGACGACCGACGCCGAACTGCTCGCCAAGGACGAGTTCGCCAACGAGCTGATGTTCCTCAGCCGCGGCAACCCGGTCGTCTACTACGGCGACGAACAGGGCTTCACCGGCGCCGGCGGCGACAAGGACGCCCGCCAGACCATGTTCGCCTCCCGCACGGCCGACTACCTCGACGACGACGAGATCGGCACCGACCGCACCCACGCGAGCGACGCCTACGACACCGGCGCGCCGCTGTACCGCCGGATCGCCGCCCTGTCGAAGCTCCGCAAGGCCCACCCGGCCCTCGCGGACGGCGTCCAGACCGAGCGTTACGCGGCCGACGGGGCGGGCGTCTACGCCTTCTCCCGCAACGGCCTCGGCAAGGACGCGACCGAGTACGTGGTCGCCTTCAACAACGCCGGCACGGCGAAGCAGGCGACGTTCGCCACCGGTTCCGCGAACACCGCGTTCCGCGGGATCTACGGCACCGGCAGGACGGTCACCGCCGGCGCCGACGGGAAAATCACCGTAACCGTTCCCGCAGGTTCGGCCGTCGTGTTCCGGGCCGCCCGCAGGCCGCAGGCCCCCGCGACCAGGCCGACGGTCTCCCTGCACGCCCCCGCCGCGGGCGCCACCGGCACCGTCGAGCTGAGCGCCGACGTCGCCGGCGGGCAGCTCGACCGGGTCGTCTTCGCCGCCCAGACCGGCAACGGCGGCTGGCGGACCCTCGGCTCCGCCGACCACGCCCCCTACAAGGTCACGCAGACCATCGGCGAGGACGTGCCGGCCGGCACCGCCCTGCGCTACAAGGCCGTGGTGATCGACTCGGCGGGCCGCACCGCGAGCGCGACGGCGACGAGCGTCACCGGCGCCCCGCCCGCCGAGGTGCCGCCCACCGCCTCCTCCCGTGACTACGCGATCGTCCACTACAAGCGCACCGACGGCGACTACGCCGACTGGAGTCTGTACGCCTGGGGCGACCTGGCCGACGGCGAGGCGACCACCTGGCCCGCCGGCCACCCCTTCACCGGCCGGGACGCCTACGGTGCCTTCGCCTACGTCAAGCTCAAGCCGGGCGCCTCGAGCGTCGGCTTCCTCGTCATCGACAAGGACGGCGACAAGGACGTCTCCGCCGACCGCACGATCGACGTCACCGCGACCGGCGAGGTCTGGATCGAGCAGGGCTCCGCGGACGTCCGCACGCAGCGGCCCGCATATCCGGCGCAGGACACGGCCAAGGCCGTCCTGCACTACCACCGCGCCGACGGCGACTACGACGGCTGGGGTCTGCACACCTGGACGGGAGCAGCCAGCCCCACCGAGTGGTCGCGCCCGCTGAAGCCCGCGCGGACCGACGCCTACGGCGCGGTCTTCGAGGTGCCGCTCGCCGCGAACGCCACGGGCCTCAGCTACATCCTGCACAAGGGCGACGACAAGGACCTGCCCTCCGACCAGTCCCTCGATCTGACGAGCACGGGCCACGAGGTGTGGCTGCTGAACGGCCAGGAGGAGTACCTGCTCCCGCAGCCCGCGGGATCGGCCGCCGCGCTCGACCTCACCACCTCCAAGGCGGTCTGGATCGACCGGAACACGGTCGCCTGGAACGGCTCGCCGGCCGCCGCCTCCACCCAGCTGCTGTACAGCGACAAGGGAGCGATCGCCGTCGAGGACGGCACACTGACCGGCGCGGCCAAGTGGCTCCGGCTGACGAAGACCACCCTCACCGACGCCCAGAAGGCGAAGTTCCCGCACCTCGGGGCCTACACCGCCTGGTCCGTCGACCCGCGGGACCGCGCCCGGGTGCGTGCGGCGCTGACCGGCCAGGTCGTGGCCTCGCAAAGGGCCGTGACCGGAGCGGTGCTGTCGGCCACGGGGGTGCAGATCGCCGGCGCGCTCGACGACCTGTACGCCGGGGCCACCGCGGCCCGGCTCGGGCCGACCTTCCACAAGGGCCGCCCCACGCTGGCGGTCTGGGCCCCGACGGCCCAGCAGGTGTCACTGGAGCTCGGCGGCTCCACCGTGAAGATGAAGCGGAACGACGCGACCGGCGTCTGGTCCGTGACCGGCCCCAGGTCGTGGAAGAACAAGCCCTACCGGTACGCCGTGACCGTGTGGGCTCCCGGCGCCGCCAAGGTCGTCGTCAACAAGGTCACCGACCCCTACTCGGTCGCCCTCACCACCGACTCCGAGCGCAGTCTCGTCGTCGACCTGGACGACAGGTCGCTGGCGCCGGGCGGCTGGTCGACGCTGGCCAAACCGAAGGCCGTCCCGCTCAAGGACGCCCAGATCCAGGAACTGCACGTCCGGGACTTCTCCGTCGCGGACACCACCGTCCCCGCGCGTGACCGGGGCGGCTACCTGGCCTTCACCGACCGCGGCAGCGACGGCTCGAAGCACCTGCGGGAGCTGGCGGCGGCGGGCACGTCGTACGTCCATCTCCTGCCCGTCTTCGACATCGCCACCATCGCCGAGAAGAAGGCCGACCAGGCCGCCCCCGCCTGCGATCTCGCCTCCTACCCGGCGGACTCCGAGAAACAGCAGGAATGCGTTTCCGCGGCCGCCGCGAAGGACGCCTACAACTGGGGTTACGACCCGTACCACTACACGGTCCCCGAGGGGTCCTACGCCACCGACCCCGACGGGACGGCCCGTACCGTCGAGTTCCGCAGAATGGTGAAGGCGCTCAACGAGGACGGCCTCCGGGTCGTCATGGACGTCGTCTACAACCACACGGCGGCGAGTGGACAGGCCCGCACCAGCGTCCTCGACCGGATCGTGCCCGGCTACTACCAGCGGCTGCTCGCCGACGGCTCGGTCGCCAGGAGCACCTGCTGCGCGGGCACGGCGACCGAGAACGCCATGATGGGCAAGCTGGTCGTCGACTCCGTCGTCACCTGGGCCAAGGAGTACAAGGTCGACGGCTTCCGCTTCGACCTCATGGGACACCACCCGAAGGCCAACATCCTCGCCGTGCGCAAGGCGCTGGACGCGCTGACCCCCGCCGAGGACGGTGTCGACGGCAAGAAGATCATCCTCTACGGCGAGGGCTGGAACTTCGGCGAGGTCGCCGACGACGCCCGCTTCGTGCAGGCCACGCAGCGGAACATGGCGGGAACCGGTGTCGCGACGTTCTCCGACCGCGCGCGGGACGCCGTCCGCGGCGGCGGGCCGTTCGACGAGGACCCCGGCGTGCAGGGCTTCGCCTCAGGCCTCTACACGGACCCCAACGCGTCCAAGGCCAACGGCACCCCCGCCGAGCAGCGGACGCGACTGCTGCACTACCAGGACCTCATCAAGGTCGGGCTGTCCGGGAACCTGGCCGCGTACCGCTTCTCCGACGCCGACGGCAAGGAGGTCACCGGTGCCGAGGTCGACTACAACGGGGCCCCGGCCGGCTACGCCGACGCACCCGGTGACGCCCTCGCGTACGCCGACGCCCACGACAACGAGTCGCTGTTCGACGCCCTCGCCTACAAGCTGCCGGCCGGCACCTCCGCCGCCGACCGCTCCCGTATGCAGGTCCTCGCCCTGGCGACCGCCGCCCTCTCCCAGGGCCCGGCGCTGTCCCAGGCCGGCACCGACCTGCTGCGCTCGAAGTCCCTGGACCGCAACTCCTTCGACAGCGGCGACTGGTTCAACGCGATCCACTGGGACTGCGCGGCCGGCAACGGCTTCGGCCGCGGACTGCCGCCGGCCGCCGACAACGCGTCCAAGTGGAACTACGCCAAGCCCCTGTTGACCTCGGTCGAGGTGGGCTGTCCGCAGATCACGGCGGCCTCCGCGGCCTACCGGGATCTGCTGAGGATCCGCACCACGGAGAAGGCGTTCTCCCTCGGTTCGGCGGCCCGGGTGCAGGAGCATCTGTCCTTCCCGCTGTCCGGCGAGAAGCAGACGCCCGGAGTGATCACCATGGAGCTCGGCGACCTGGTCGTCGTGTTCAACGCGACGCCCACCGCGCAGCAGCAGACGGTCGGCGGGCTCGCGGGCTCGGGATACCGACTGCACCCGGTGCAGTCGGCGGGGGCGGACGCCACCGTGCGGGCCTCGTCGTACGACAGGGCGTCCGGCACGTTCGCCGTACCGGCCCGGACCGTGGCGGTGTTCGCCAGGACGACGCGCTAG